The Apium graveolens cultivar Ventura chromosome 3, ASM990537v1, whole genome shotgun sequence sequence ttgcTTACCTTTTCAAGAAGATACTTCTCTTCAGCAGGTAACCGATCATTCTTGTTGCATCGTCCACAGACAATCTCCAAGAGGAGAACGCCAAAACTATAAATATCTGCTTTTCTCGTTAATTGGCCTCGTAATGCATACTCTGGGGCCAGATAACCTCTACAACAATCACAATTTTTTCAATTAAACAGAATATCAAAGAACAAAAATTGAAAACTCTGTAAACTCTGCAGCTTAGTAAGTGTCAAGCAGTATTGATCTTAGTTCTAAGATAAGTCCACTGCTTAGCAGGGGATTGGGTGCTTTATGCAGGAAATAAGACATAAAGAtagtaaaataaaaatattagGAACAGTCATGTCCTGAAAAAGGTCTTTTCGTACACCagttttttttttgtaaaatgcTTGAATTCAACAAGAACCGCAAGACCTTTTCCATTTCTGTTTAAGGTGAAAAATGATAGGTTACTGTCACACTGCTGTAAGTTATATCCAATGCATTTGTTTTATTATATACAAAATAGAATTATAACCGAAACCAATTCGACGGTTAAAAATTACTGAATAAGCAGTGATGAACTTACAAAGTCCCTGCAACACGAGTACTGATATGAGTAAGGTGTGGTGGGAAAAGTTTCGCAAGGCCAAAATCTGAAATCTTTGCAGTGAGATCTTTGTCTAGGAGAACATTGCTTGCTTTAATATCGCGGTGAACAACATGAGGCTGGATTTCCTCATGAAGGAATGCTAAACCCAGTGCAACCCCTATGCAAATCTTGGTCCTAATTTTCCAGCTGAACTTAATGTTAGATCTCACACCACCTGCTTTGAAAGTCACCGAAACACATTAGTACATTGAATGTACTAAACCTGCAGACTAAAACTCCAAAGCCATAAGGTGAACTACCTAATAAAGTTTGAGCAAGGCTATTATTTTCAAGGTAACCATAAACTACAATTCTATGACCTCCTTCCACACAACAACCACATAATGAAACTAGGTTTTCATGCTGTATGGCTGAGATAGTATTTATCTCCGTCAAGAACTCCCGCACACCCTGACTTGACTCCACTGAAAGAACTTTTAAAGCCACCAAAGTACCATCCTTTAGTTTCCCCTGGAATATTTGATAGTTTGTTAATACATGACAGTGATGAAATCactaaaataaattttataaaaatcaataCAAACTTACCTTGTAAACAGATCCAAAGCCTCCCCTCCCAATTTTATTGACCACACTAAAGTCATTAGAGGCAATTTGAAGCTCCTTATAAGAGTACAATCTGATGTTCTGAATACTTGAAATCTCTgtatcatttgaaaaattaatcagATTCTTTACGTATAGGGATTCAAGTGTAGATAGGGATGGTACGGTA is a genomic window containing:
- the LOC141711652 gene encoding cold-responsive protein kinase 1-like isoform X2; this translates as MAWFTCFGRKAESPTTRTIDIEEEISSIQNIRLYSYKELQIASNDFSVVNKIGRGGFGSVYKGKLKDGTLVALKVLSVESSQGVREFLTEINTISAIQHENLVSLCGCCVEGGHRIVVYGYLENNSLAQTLLGGVRSNIKFSWKIRTKICIGVALGLAFLHEEIQPHVVHRDIKASNVLLDKDLTAKISDFGLAKLFPPHLTHISTRVAGTLGYLAPEYALRGQLTRKADIYSFGVLLLEIVCGRCNKNDRLPAEEKYLLEKAWVLYSNNKLKELMDVSLEGDQDFDLDEACKFVKISFLCTQQMPKLRPSMSTVVKMLRGEIGVDEMKISQPGLVSEYFESKNTSDASSSGLGKQDNSTGDTTMTHGTMTFSSIYNRSP
- the LOC141711652 gene encoding cold-responsive protein kinase 1-like isoform X1, with protein sequence MAWFTCFGRKAESPTTRTIDIEEEISSIQNIRLYSYKELQIASNDFSVVNKIGRGGFGSVYKGKLKDGTLVALKVLSVESSQGVREFLTEINTISAIQHENLVSLCGCCVEGGHRIVVYGYLENNSLAQTLLAGGVRSNIKFSWKIRTKICIGVALGLAFLHEEIQPHVVHRDIKASNVLLDKDLTAKISDFGLAKLFPPHLTHISTRVAGTLGYLAPEYALRGQLTRKADIYSFGVLLLEIVCGRCNKNDRLPAEEKYLLEKAWVLYSNNKLKELMDVSLEGDQDFDLDEACKFVKISFLCTQQMPKLRPSMSTVVKMLRGEIGVDEMKISQPGLVSEYFESKNTSDASSSGLGKQDNSTGDTTMTHGTMTFSSIYNRSP